A DNA window from Hevea brasiliensis isolate MT/VB/25A 57/8 chromosome 2, ASM3005281v1, whole genome shotgun sequence contains the following coding sequences:
- the LOC110663028 gene encoding uncharacterized protein LOC110663028 isoform X1, which translates to MAKQDASDSELESEKLSETEEENEEEGEEEVEPGTPTRNVAKQGISEYEKQRLSRIAENKARMEALGLHKMASSLLGSNQKSNQLRKSIQRKGKSKVADDDDDYRPNDDDAAEDKDDDDSGGDEDDEDFVHSRSSSKSRRNKVKNKCSKPKKKVTIQKHFSSTDYIDEENDELTKAIALSLQDSAEDATLKERKRDANIKEGARRKNRKKSQFNNRVQMTEDELVLHFFQFDEAGRGLLTVRDLQRVATAHDFTWTDWELTDMIHCFDSDGDGKLNLDDFRKIVCRCNMIRGSENY; encoded by the exons ATGGCAAAACAGGATGCGTCAGATTCAGAACTCGAATCAGAGAAGTTGAGCGAAACcgaagaagaaaatgaagaagaaggggAGGAGGAAGTGGAGCCTGGGACTCCCACCAGGAATGTGGCGAAGCAGGGGATATCGGAGTACGAAAAGCAGAGGCTATCGAGAATTGCGGAAAACAAAGCCAGAATGGAGGCTTTGGGTCTCCATAAAATGGCCTCTTCCTTGCTGGGTTCCAATCAGAAGTCGAATCAACTGCGGAAATCGATTCAGCGTAAAGGGAAAAGCAAGGTCGCTGATGATGACGATGATTATAGGCCCAATGATGATGATGCTGCTGAAGATAAAGACGATGATGATTCTGGCGGGGACGAAGATGATGAGGATTTTGTTCACAGTCGATCTTCTTCAAAGTCTCGTAGAAACAAG GTTAAGAATAAATGCTCAAAACCTAAGAAGAAAGTTACTATTCAAAAGCATTTTAGCAGCACAGATTACATTGATGAAGAAAATGATGAACTAACGAAG GCAATCGCTCTCTCATTACAAGATTCTGCTGAAGATGCGACCCTTAAAGAAAGAAAGAGGGATGCTAACATTAAAGAAGGTGCAAGGAGGAAGAACAGAAAAAAATCG CAGTTCAATAATCGGGTGCAGATGACTGAGGATGAACTGGTGTTACACTTCTTTCAGTTTGATG AAGCAGGAAGAGGGTTGCTAACAGTAAGAGATCTACAAAGAGTAGCAACTGCACATGATTTTACATGGACAGACTGGGAATTGACTGATATGATACATTGCTTTGATAGCGATGGAGATGGGAAG CTAAATCTTGACGATTTTCGTAAGATTGTTTGCCGTTGCAATATGATACGAGGTTCTGAAAATTATTGA
- the LOC110663027 gene encoding LOW QUALITY PROTEIN: phosphatidate cytidylyltransferase 5, chloroplastic (The sequence of the model RefSeq protein was modified relative to this genomic sequence to represent the inferred CDS: inserted 2 bases in 1 codon; deleted 2 bases in 1 codon; substituted 1 base at 1 genomic stop codon) codes for MASIVEIERYNLIPLSVTCPCAHPCRPLSKKTLILARRCSKLNRRLVLNGSKATWSISAIRHLVTAVARAEPDRLGQEDVKELXEVDKGHKLPEEQESVSEPQQKGSQLRKRIVFGLGIGISVGGVVLAGEWVFTVALAAAMFVGAREYFELVRSLGIXPPPCYASLICSVICALMPLITLYFGQIDIPVTFTAFVVAMSLLLQRGNPRFAQLSSTMFGLFYCCYLPCFWVKLRCGLAVLALNTRIGASWPVLFGGQAHWTVGLVASLIAISSIIAADTYAFMGGKVFGRSPLARISPKKTWEGTIAGLGGFIATSMILSKFFSWPTSLLRYQIFLYCSLKLS; via the exons ATGGCTtctattgtggaaattgagaggTACAATTTGATACCACTCTCAGTGACTTGTCCATGTGCCCATCCCTGCCGTCCTTTGTCGAAGAAAACCCTAATTCTCGCTCGACGGTGTTCGAAACTTAACCGTAGGCTAGTGTTGAATGGATCCAAAGCAACATGGAGCATTTCAGCGATAAGGCACTTGGTTACTGCGGTTGCCAGAGCTGAACCAGATAGGCTTGGCCAGGAAGACGTTAAAGAG TTGTAGGAAGTCGATAAAGGCCATAAATTGCCAGAAGAACAGGAATCTGTTTCAGAGCCTCAACAGAAAGGGAGCCAGTTGAGAAAAAGAATTGTTTTTGGGCTTGGGATTGGAATTTCTGTTGGAGGCGTTGTCTTGGCTGGAGAGTGGGTTTTCACTGTGGCTTTGGCTGCGGCCATGTTTGTTGGTGCACGTGAGTACTTTGAATTGGTTAGAAGTCTTGGAAT GCCTCCTCCTTGTTATGCTTCACTAATTTGCTCTGTTATATGTGCTCTCATGCCTCTAATTACCTT GTATTTTGGTCAGATTGACATTCCAGTGACTTTTACTGCTTTTGTTGTTGCAATGTCATTGCTTCTCCAAAGAGGGAATCCTCGCTTTGCTCAGCTTAGTAGTACTATGTTTGGGTTATTTTATTGCTGCTATCTTCCTTGTTTCTGGGTCAAGCTTCGATGTGGGTTGGCAGTCCTAGCCTTGAACACTA GAATAGGAGCATCTTGGCCTGTTCTTTTTGGTGGCCAAGCTCATTGGACTGTGGGCCTCGTTGCATCCCTGATTGCTATTAGCAGCATCATAGCTGCTGATACATATGCTTTTATGGGTGGCAAGGT CTTTGGGAGGTCACCATTAGCTAGAATTAGTCCAAAGAAGACATGGGAAGGGACTATTGCAGGCTTGGGTGGCTTTATAGCAACTTCCATGATTCTATCAAAG TTTTTTTCCTGGCCAACATCATTGCTAAGGTATCAAATCTTCCTCTACTGTAGTCTTAAGTTATCGTAG
- the LOC110663028 gene encoding uncharacterized protein LOC110663028 isoform X3: protein MAKQDASDSELESEKLSETEEENEEEGEEEVEPGTPTRNVAKQGISEYEKQRLSRIAENKARMEALGLHKMASSLLGSNQKSNQLRKSIQRKGKSKVADDDDDYRPNDDDAAEDKDDDDSGGDEDDEDFVHSRSSSKSRRNKVKNKCSKPKKKVTIQKHFSSTDYIDEENDELTKAIALSLQDSAEDATLKERKRDANIKEGARRKNRKKSQFNNRVQMTEDELVLHFFQFDEAGRGLLTVRDLQRVATAHDFTWTDWELTDMIHCFDSDGDGKVLQGNGVT from the exons ATGGCAAAACAGGATGCGTCAGATTCAGAACTCGAATCAGAGAAGTTGAGCGAAACcgaagaagaaaatgaagaagaaggggAGGAGGAAGTGGAGCCTGGGACTCCCACCAGGAATGTGGCGAAGCAGGGGATATCGGAGTACGAAAAGCAGAGGCTATCGAGAATTGCGGAAAACAAAGCCAGAATGGAGGCTTTGGGTCTCCATAAAATGGCCTCTTCCTTGCTGGGTTCCAATCAGAAGTCGAATCAACTGCGGAAATCGATTCAGCGTAAAGGGAAAAGCAAGGTCGCTGATGATGACGATGATTATAGGCCCAATGATGATGATGCTGCTGAAGATAAAGACGATGATGATTCTGGCGGGGACGAAGATGATGAGGATTTTGTTCACAGTCGATCTTCTTCAAAGTCTCGTAGAAACAAG GTTAAGAATAAATGCTCAAAACCTAAGAAGAAAGTTACTATTCAAAAGCATTTTAGCAGCACAGATTACATTGATGAAGAAAATGATGAACTAACGAAG GCAATCGCTCTCTCATTACAAGATTCTGCTGAAGATGCGACCCTTAAAGAAAGAAAGAGGGATGCTAACATTAAAGAAGGTGCAAGGAGGAAGAACAGAAAAAAATCG CAGTTCAATAATCGGGTGCAGATGACTGAGGATGAACTGGTGTTACACTTCTTTCAGTTTGATG AAGCAGGAAGAGGGTTGCTAACAGTAAGAGATCTACAAAGAGTAGCAACTGCACATGATTTTACATGGACAGACTGGGAATTGACTGATATGATACATTGCTTTGATAGCGATGGAGATGGGAAG GTATTGCAAGGAAATGGCGTCACATga
- the LOC110663029 gene encoding vesicle-associated protein 1-2 isoform X2 translates to MNTGDLLTIEPQELQFPFELRKQISCSLELLNKSDNYVAFKVKTTNPKKYYVRPNTGVVSPRSTWDVTVTMQAQKEAPPDMQCKDKFLLQSVVASPGATAKDVNAEMFNKEAGHHVEECKLRVVYVAPTRTPSSVREGPEEGSSPRASVSDNGSLSASERAVVSIPYVERHKPQDNTIEEMALISKLTAERNSAIQQNNRLQQELIFCYWNEHVVWKKLQKFNLSK, encoded by the exons ATGAATACCGGCGACCTTCTCACCATCGAGCCTCAGGAGCTCCAATTTCCAT TTGAGTTGAGGAAGCAGATCTCTTGTTCCCTTGAGCTGTTAAATAAGAGCGACAATTATGTGGCTTTCAAG GTTAAGACGACGAATCCAAAAAAGTACTATGTTAGGCCTAATACTGGAGTTGTGTCGCCAAGGTCCACATGGGATGTTACAG TTACAATGCAAGCACAAAAGGAGGCGCCTCCTGATATGCAATGCAAGGACAAGTTTTTACTTCAGAGTGTAGTTGCAAGTCCTGGAGCTACAGCAAAGGATGTCAATGCAGAAATG TTTAATAAGGAGGCAGGGCATCATGTTGAAGAGTGCAAATTGAGGGTTGTTTATGTTGCTCCTACTAGAACACCATCATCAGTTCGAGAAGGACCCGAGGAAGGTTCTTCTCCCAGAGCTTCTGTGTCTGACAATGGGAGTCTGAGTGCCTCTGAACGTGCTGTT GTTTCAATACCTTATGTTGAGAGACATAAGCCTCAAGATAACACAATTGAG GAAATGGCTCTTATTTCCAAGTTGACTGCAGAGAGAAATTCTGCTATTCAGCAAAACAACAGGCTTCAACAAGAACTG ATCTTTTGTTACTGGAATGAACATGTGGTATGGAAAAAGCTACAGAAATTTAACCTCTCCAAATGA
- the LOC110663028 gene encoding uncharacterized protein LOC110663028 isoform X2, whose product MAKQDASDSELESEKLSETEEENEEEGEEEVEPGTPTRNVAKQGISEYEKQRLSRIAENKARMEALGLHKMASSLLGSNQKSNQLRKSIQRKGKSKVADDDDDYRPNDDDAAEDKDDDDSGGDEDDEDFVHSRSSSKSRRNKVKNKCSKPKKKVTIQKHFSSTDYIDEENDELTKAIALSLQDSAEDATLKERKRDANIKEGARRKNRKKSFNNRVQMTEDELVLHFFQFDEAGRGLLTVRDLQRVATAHDFTWTDWELTDMIHCFDSDGDGKLNLDDFRKIVCRCNMIRGSENY is encoded by the exons ATGGCAAAACAGGATGCGTCAGATTCAGAACTCGAATCAGAGAAGTTGAGCGAAACcgaagaagaaaatgaagaagaaggggAGGAGGAAGTGGAGCCTGGGACTCCCACCAGGAATGTGGCGAAGCAGGGGATATCGGAGTACGAAAAGCAGAGGCTATCGAGAATTGCGGAAAACAAAGCCAGAATGGAGGCTTTGGGTCTCCATAAAATGGCCTCTTCCTTGCTGGGTTCCAATCAGAAGTCGAATCAACTGCGGAAATCGATTCAGCGTAAAGGGAAAAGCAAGGTCGCTGATGATGACGATGATTATAGGCCCAATGATGATGATGCTGCTGAAGATAAAGACGATGATGATTCTGGCGGGGACGAAGATGATGAGGATTTTGTTCACAGTCGATCTTCTTCAAAGTCTCGTAGAAACAAG GTTAAGAATAAATGCTCAAAACCTAAGAAGAAAGTTACTATTCAAAAGCATTTTAGCAGCACAGATTACATTGATGAAGAAAATGATGAACTAACGAAG GCAATCGCTCTCTCATTACAAGATTCTGCTGAAGATGCGACCCTTAAAGAAAGAAAGAGGGATGCTAACATTAAAGAAGGTGCAAGGAGGAAGAACAGAAAAAAATCG TTCAATAATCGGGTGCAGATGACTGAGGATGAACTGGTGTTACACTTCTTTCAGTTTGATG AAGCAGGAAGAGGGTTGCTAACAGTAAGAGATCTACAAAGAGTAGCAACTGCACATGATTTTACATGGACAGACTGGGAATTGACTGATATGATACATTGCTTTGATAGCGATGGAGATGGGAAG CTAAATCTTGACGATTTTCGTAAGATTGTTTGCCGTTGCAATATGATACGAGGTTCTGAAAATTATTGA
- the LOC110663026 gene encoding scarecrow-like protein 6, translating into MKAMPLPFEDFQGTGVLDFSSSSSPDSLSQLPPQNQPHQQQKWQNSNTKENCCYVGSEPTSVLDARRSPSPPTSSSTLSSSQGGSNGGGGASTENTTSAAAAVSGYPSVDTTTEKCGQLGMEDWEGILPGSPSQEQSILRLIMGDVEDPTLGLNKLLQSGTASQDMEFNEGFGVVDQGFGFEPMNSSSLVNSIDPSVHVTSSEFPLLSHNAKIGSVLSQNPSLVNPTSAGNLLLGMFQHQQLPPIEATEEKPQIFNPQVITDQNPAQFGQNPAMFLPLSYAQLQELHLLSPPPTKRLSSGPIGANYEVPKVPFSDSKPDFFLQRQQQQQHQLQMLQQQRPAMMKQKIMTDELAAQQLQQAILNPICQAAELIETGNPVLAQGILARLNHQLSLSIGKPHMRAAFYFKEALQLLLHMNNTTNPSSVSTCSLISKIGAYKSFSEISPILQFANFTCNQALLEACEGFDRIHVIDFDIGFGGQWASLMQELAMRDGGVPSLKITAFASPSSHDEVELSFTEENLRIFASEINMPFEVEILGLESLTSGSWSLPRRVSETEVIAVNLPIGPFSNYPSSLPVALRFVKQLSPKVVVSSDKGCDRTDLPFAHHVNHSIQSYSSLLESLEAVNMNLDALQKIERFLVQPGIENIVLGRHRHPDRTPPWRSLFLQSGFTPFQFSNFAESQAECLVQRTPVRGFHVERRQSSLVLCWQRKELISASAWTC; encoded by the coding sequence ATGAAGGCCATGCCCCTACCCTTTGAGGATTTTCAAGGGACGGGGGTGTTagatttctcttcttcttcttctccagaTTCTCTCTCTCAACTACCACCACAAAATCAACCGCACCAGCAACAGAAGTGGCAAAACAGCAACACCAAAGAAAATTGCTGCTATGTGGGCAGTGAGCCCACATCTGTGCTTGACGCTAGAAGAAGCCCGAGCCCTCCAACATCCTCTTCAACACTGTCTTCTTCACAAGGCGGCAGTAACGGCGGTGGCGGTGCCTCCACCGAAAACACCACCAGCGCGGCAGCGGCGGTTTCCGGCTATCCCTCTGTAGATACAACAACGGAAAAATGTGGGCAGCTTGGAATGGAGGACTGGGAGGGGATATTGCCTGGGTCTCCTAGTCAAGAACAATCTATTTTGAGGCTAATTATGGGTGATGTTGAGGACCCAACTTTGGGATTGAACAAGCTCTTGCAAAGTGGAACTGCGTCGCAAGATATGGAGTTCAATGAAGGTTTTGGGGTAGTGGATCAGGGTTTCGGCTTTGAGCCCATGAATAGTAGCAGCTTGGTGAACAGCATTGACCCTTCtgttcatgtaacttcttccgagTTCCCTCTTCTCAGCCACAATGCTAAGATTGGTTCGGTATTGAGCCAAAACCCGAGCCTGGTAAATCCTACTTCAGCTGGCAACCTATTGCTGGGTATGTTTCAACATCAACAGCTGCCGCCGATTGAAGCTACAGAGGAGAAGCCGCAGATTTTCAATCCACAGGTGATAACCGACCAAAATCCAGCTCAGTTTGGCCAGAATCCAGCTATGTTCTTGCCGTTGTCATATGCCCAGTTGCAGGAGCTTCATCTCTTATCGCCGCCGCCAACAAAGCGGCTTAGTTCAGGGCCCATTGGAGCCAACTATGAGGTGCCAAAGGTTCCGTTTTCCGATTCAAAGCCAGACTTTTTTCTCCAACGACAGCAACAGCAGCAACATCAGCTTCAAATGCTCCAACAGCAGAGACCAGCAATGATGAAGCAAAAAATTATGACGGATGAATTGGCGGCCCAACAGCTTCAGCAGGCGATATTAAACCCAATATGCCAGGCAGCAGAGCTGATCGAAACCGGCAATCCGGTTCTCGCGCAAGGGATATTGGCGCGGCTCAATCACCAGCTCTCTCTTTCGATCGGCAAGCCTCATATGAGGGCTGCTTTTTACTTCAAGGAGGCCTTGCAGTTACTTCTTCACATGAACAACACTACCAACCCATCCAGTGTGTCCACCTGTAGTCTTATTTCCAAGATTGGTGCTTACAAGTCTTTCTCTGAGATCTCGCCGATTCTTCAGTTTGCCAATTTTACTTGTAATCAAGCTCTCCTTGAGGCCTGCGAAGGCTTTGATAGAATTCATGTTATTGATTTTGATATTGGTTTTGGTGGGCAATGGGCTTCTCTGATGCAAGAGTTGGCTATGAGGGACGGGGGTGTCCCTTCTCTTAAAATCACTGCCTTTGCTTCTCCTTCCTCACATGATGAGGTCGAACTCAGTTTTACTgaagaaaatttaagaattttcgcTAGTGAAATCAACATGCCATTCGAGGTTGAAATTTTAGGCCTTGAATCTTTAACTTCTGGTTCTTGGTCATTGCCTCGTCGTGTATCAGAGACAGAAGTAATTGCTGTGAATCTTCCGATTGGGCCCTTTTCAAATTACCCGTCATCTCTTCCAGTGGCTCTTCGCTTTGTGAAGCAGCTCTCACCTAAAGTTGTGGTCTCTTCGGACAAGGGCTGCGACCGAACTGACCTGCCTTTCGCCCACCATGTAAATCATTCTATTCAATCTTATTCCAGCCTGCTTGAATCTTTGGAAGCTGTGAATATGAACCTTGATGCGCTGCAAAAGATTGAGAGATTCTTGGTTCAACCCGGTATTGAAAACATTGTATTGGGTCGTCATCGCCACCCTGATAGGACTCCTCCTTGGAGGAGTCTGTTTCTGCAGTCTGGGTTCACTCCATTCCAATTCAGTAACTTTGCTGAATCACAAGCTGAGTGTTTGGTGCAGCGAACTCCTGTTAGGGGATTTCATGTTGAAAGGAGGCAGTCTTCACTGGTTCTCTGTTGGCAGCGAAAGGAGCTCATCTCAGCTTCAGCTTGGACGTGTTGA
- the LOC110663056 gene encoding root meristem growth factor 10, producing MSVVSCLLPLLLCLSLHACNARRIATADQKFHISNQNDEKKVSVTVPMESSSSNEPAGAAKEDSIAETHHLDGYAQKLKNSKPKQKLMAEENAKNSGSAEKKSLVSVPWRVPHNKRGEKHPGFNFDYSPPKTHPPSHN from the exons ATGTCAGTCGTATCTTGTCTTCTTCCTTTACTTCTATGTCTTTCTTTGCATGCATGTAATGCCAGAAGAATTGCTACTGCTGATCAGAAATTTCACATTTCCAATCAG AATGATGAGAAGAAGGTTTCAGTCACAGTACCGATGGAGTCTTCTTCATCAAATGAACCTGCAGGAGCGGCAAAGGAAGATAGCATCGCAGAGACTCATCATCTGGATGGTTATGCTCAGAAGTTGAAGAACTCCAAGCCCAAACAGAAGCTAATGGCAGAAGAGAATGCTAAAAATTCAGGTTCTGCTGAAAAGAAGTCTCTTGTTTCAGTTCCTTGGCGTGTGCCACACAATAAACGTGGAGAGAAGCATCCCGGTTTCAACTTCGACTACTCACCACCAAAGACGCACCCACCTTCACACAACTGA
- the LOC110663030 gene encoding uncharacterized protein LOC110663030, with the protein MIAPSKSSPIVSNLLVPCIHPKSLKFLKSSSIHHVVNFPKIWINHTPVCCTKLTPWEPSPVTYAPTDDAAGSFLEKSSNIFETLHSNDRTEAPTATSEECADTKNKQLVQFQFLKWPMWLLGPSLLLTTGMVPTLWLPLSSIFLGPNIASLLSLIGLDCIFNIGATLFLLMADACSRPKKMAQASNSKPPFSYKLWNMVASVSGLVIPLLMLLGSQKGSLQPQLPFISFTVLLGPYLLLLSVQILTEMLTWHWQSPVWLATPVVYEAYRVLQLMRGLKLGAELSAPAWMMHMLRGLVCWWILILGIQLMRVAWFAGFTAQARRQLSSASADS; encoded by the coding sequence ATGATAGCACCGAGTAAATCTTCTCCCATAGTATCAAATCTTTTGGTGCCCTGCATACATCCCAAGAGTCTGAAATTCTTAAAATCCTCAAGTATACACCATGTTGTTAACTTCCCTAAAATTTGGATTAATCATACTCCTGTTTGCTGCACAAAATTAACTCCATGGGAGCCTTCACCAGTCACGTATGCTCCCACTGATGATGCTGCTGGTAGCTTCTTGGAGAAAAGTAGCAACATATTTGAAACTCTTCATTCCAATGACAGAACTGAAGCACCAACAGCCACCAGTGAAGAGTGTGCGGATACCAAGAATAAGCAATTGGTGCAGTTTCAGTTTCTTAAATGGCCTATGTGGCTCCTGGGTCCTTCTCTTCTTCTCACCACTGGCATGGTGCCCACATTATGGCTACCACTTTCTTCTATATTCCTAGGCCCCAATATAGCCAGCCTGCTTTCCTTGATTGGACTGGATTGCATCTTCAATATTGGTGCTACTCTTTTTCTTCTCATGGCTGACGCTTGTTCCCGGCCAAAAAAGATGGCACAAGCCAGCAATAGCAAGCCTCCTTTCAGTTACAAATTGTGGAACATGGTTGCATCTGTGTCTGGACTTGTCATTCCTTTGTTGATGCTGTTGGGATCCCAAAAAGGCTCCCTCCAACCACAGCTGCCTTTTATCTCGTTTACAGTTTTGTTGGGTCCCTACCTCCTGCTTCTATCTGTACAGATTCTGACTGAGATGCTGACTTGGCACTGGCAGTCACCAGTGTGGTTGGCAACTCCAGTTGTATACGAGGCATATCGTGTGTTACAGCTGATGAGGGGGTTGAAGCTTGGAGCTGAGCTCAGTGCACCGGCGTGGATGATGCATATGCTTAGGGGGCTCGTATGTTGGTGGATCCTGATCCTGGGTATTCAACTCATGAGAGTTGCTTGGTTTGCTGGTTTCACTGCTCAAGCTCGCCGGCAACTGTCTTCTGCTTCTGCAGATAGTTAA
- the LOC110663029 gene encoding vesicle-associated protein 1-2 isoform X1 — translation MNTGDLLTIEPQELQFPFELRKQISCSLELLNKSDNYVAFKVKTTNPKKYYVRPNTGVVSPRSTWDVTVTMQAQKEAPPDMQCKDKFLLQSVVASPGATAKDVNAEMFNKEAGHHVEECKLRVVYVAPTRTPSSVREGPEEGSSPRASVSDNGSLSASERAVVSIPYVERHKPQDNTIEEMALISKLTAERNSAIQQNNRLQQELELLRHQSSRSRGGIPYMYVLLIGLIGIILGYLVKRT, via the exons ATGAATACCGGCGACCTTCTCACCATCGAGCCTCAGGAGCTCCAATTTCCAT TTGAGTTGAGGAAGCAGATCTCTTGTTCCCTTGAGCTGTTAAATAAGAGCGACAATTATGTGGCTTTCAAG GTTAAGACGACGAATCCAAAAAAGTACTATGTTAGGCCTAATACTGGAGTTGTGTCGCCAAGGTCCACATGGGATGTTACAG TTACAATGCAAGCACAAAAGGAGGCGCCTCCTGATATGCAATGCAAGGACAAGTTTTTACTTCAGAGTGTAGTTGCAAGTCCTGGAGCTACAGCAAAGGATGTCAATGCAGAAATG TTTAATAAGGAGGCAGGGCATCATGTTGAAGAGTGCAAATTGAGGGTTGTTTATGTTGCTCCTACTAGAACACCATCATCAGTTCGAGAAGGACCCGAGGAAGGTTCTTCTCCCAGAGCTTCTGTGTCTGACAATGGGAGTCTGAGTGCCTCTGAACGTGCTGTT GTTTCAATACCTTATGTTGAGAGACATAAGCCTCAAGATAACACAATTGAG GAAATGGCTCTTATTTCCAAGTTGACTGCAGAGAGAAATTCTGCTATTCAGCAAAACAACAGGCTTCAACAAGAACTG GAGCTTTTGAGGCATCAATCCAGCAGAAGTCGTGGTGGTATCCCATATATGTATGTTCTTCTTATTGGTTTGATTGGCATCATTTTGGGATACCTCGTGAAAAGGACATGA
- the LOC110663028 gene encoding uncharacterized protein LOC110663028 isoform X4 yields MAKQDASDSELESEKLSETEEENEEEGEEEVEPGTPTRNVAKQGISEYEKQRLSRIAENKARMEALGLHKMASSLLGSNQKSNQLRKSIQRKGKSKVADDDDDYRPNDDDAAEDKDDDDSGGDEDDEDFVHSRSSSKSRRNKVKNKCSKPKKKVTIQKHFSSTDYIDEENDELTKAIALSLQDSAEDATLKERKRDANIKEGARRKNRKKSQFNNRVQMTEDELVLHFFQFDEAGRGLLTVRDLQRVATAHDFTWTDWELTDMIHCFDSDGDGKAKQM; encoded by the exons ATGGCAAAACAGGATGCGTCAGATTCAGAACTCGAATCAGAGAAGTTGAGCGAAACcgaagaagaaaatgaagaagaaggggAGGAGGAAGTGGAGCCTGGGACTCCCACCAGGAATGTGGCGAAGCAGGGGATATCGGAGTACGAAAAGCAGAGGCTATCGAGAATTGCGGAAAACAAAGCCAGAATGGAGGCTTTGGGTCTCCATAAAATGGCCTCTTCCTTGCTGGGTTCCAATCAGAAGTCGAATCAACTGCGGAAATCGATTCAGCGTAAAGGGAAAAGCAAGGTCGCTGATGATGACGATGATTATAGGCCCAATGATGATGATGCTGCTGAAGATAAAGACGATGATGATTCTGGCGGGGACGAAGATGATGAGGATTTTGTTCACAGTCGATCTTCTTCAAAGTCTCGTAGAAACAAG GTTAAGAATAAATGCTCAAAACCTAAGAAGAAAGTTACTATTCAAAAGCATTTTAGCAGCACAGATTACATTGATGAAGAAAATGATGAACTAACGAAG GCAATCGCTCTCTCATTACAAGATTCTGCTGAAGATGCGACCCTTAAAGAAAGAAAGAGGGATGCTAACATTAAAGAAGGTGCAAGGAGGAAGAACAGAAAAAAATCG CAGTTCAATAATCGGGTGCAGATGACTGAGGATGAACTGGTGTTACACTTCTTTCAGTTTGATG AAGCAGGAAGAGGGTTGCTAACAGTAAGAGATCTACAAAGAGTAGCAACTGCACATGATTTTACATGGACAGACTGGGAATTGACTGATATGATACATTGCTTTGATAGCGATGGAGATGGGAAG GCAAAGCAGATGTAG